From Amycolatopsis sp. cg9, one genomic window encodes:
- a CDS encoding DUF485 domain-containing protein, which yields MGSTEQDVGGAEPQTDWEQIQGSPEFTDLRRRLRVFVFPMTALFLLWYLLYVLLADYAHGFMSTKLFGNITVGLVFGLLQFVSTFVITGLYVRYANRKLDPVADGIRAEIEGEPRR from the coding sequence GTGGGCAGCACCGAACAAGACGTCGGTGGCGCGGAGCCGCAGACCGACTGGGAGCAGATCCAGGGGAGTCCCGAATTCACGGACCTGCGCCGCCGGTTGCGGGTGTTCGTGTTCCCGATGACCGCGCTGTTCCTGCTCTGGTACCTGCTGTACGTGCTTCTCGCGGACTACGCGCACGGGTTCATGAGCACCAAGCTGTTCGGGAACATCACCGTCGGCCTGGTCTTCGGCCTGCTGCAGTTCGTCTCGACGTTCGTCATCACGGGCTTGTACGTGCGCTACGCCAACCGGAAGCTCGACCCGGTCGCCGACGGGATCCGCGCCGAAATCGAAGGGGAACCGCGCCGATGA